The Deinococcus roseus genome contains a region encoding:
- a CDS encoding response regulator — protein MDEKIRILLVDDHPVVRKGTRDLLESHDDLVVIGEAGDGQEAIDQAMKLTPNVILMDVSMPGMNGIEATKRIKALAPTISVLVLTSYDDDAYVFALLEAGAAGYLLKNAREDELIQAVRAVASGESVLHPSVAKKVLGRFAANTSAPLPTPSNDVEALSPRELEVLRIAATGSTNKEIARDLEISPRTVQVHLANIFSKLGVGSRTEAVLYAIKQGWIDPASLD, from the coding sequence ATGGACGAGAAAATCCGCATTCTTCTGGTTGATGACCACCCCGTGGTGCGCAAAGGCACCCGTGACCTGCTGGAAAGCCACGATGACCTGGTGGTGATCGGGGAGGCTGGCGATGGTCAGGAAGCCATTGACCAGGCCATGAAACTCACACCCAACGTGATCCTGATGGACGTTTCCATGCCTGGCATGAACGGCATCGAGGCCACCAAACGCATCAAGGCCCTGGCCCCCACCATCAGCGTGCTGGTCCTGACCAGTTACGACGATGACGCTTACGTTTTTGCCCTGCTGGAAGCGGGCGCTGCAGGCTACCTGCTGAAAAATGCCCGTGAAGACGAACTGATTCAGGCCGTGCGTGCTGTGGCTTCAGGTGAAAGCGTCCTGCACCCCAGTGTGGCCAAGAAGGTGCTGGGCCGTTTCGCTGCCAACACCAGTGCACCTCTGCCCACCCCCTCCAACGACGTGGAAGCCCTGTCTCCCCGCGAACTGGAAGTGCTGCGCATTGCCGCCACGGGCAGCACCAACAAGGAAATTGCCCGCGACCTGGAAATCAGCCCCCGCACAGTGCAGGTGCACCTGGCCAACATCTTCTCCAAGCTCGGTGTGGGAAGCCGCACCGAAGCGGTGCTTTACGCCATCAAACAGGGCTGGATTGACCCTGCCTCACTGGATTGA
- the pabB gene encoding aminodeoxychorismate synthase component I encodes MHMPWLLFEFRNTQGTIERLCFREPVKVLCTETLSEVRPLLREVQDWTRQGFYAAGYLAYEAAQAFDPALPEGKPCQMPLLWFGIFEFPSPAPQFPESSKAISLPWRTQLSEEDYQQNIAHLKKWITEGETYQANYTLRLTAPFTGHPFHYYQQLTRAQKGDYSAFLDLGRFQILSASPELFFHWDGQKITTRPMKGTAPRGRFLEEDDLQRQFLKTSEKNRAENLMIVDLIRNDLSRIAIPGSVKVSKLFEVEKYQTLWTMTSTIQAETHPGTQLEDILEALFPCGSITGAPKISTMHLLSRLESSARQVYCGAIGYLTPEGEAIFNVPIRTVITDDELEQAEYGVGGGITWDSDPSDEYQEVLTKSLLLTYQQPQFSLVETLHLQEGQYPLVREHINKMIKSARYWGYPEDAQTMYEVLYFTSEQHPEGEWLVDLHLDSSGEVQTQIRAFPAEPLPFRVADEPLLELDTLHFHRTQQNLDEELLLLYHDDGLIAQFNQGNLVAKLGEELFTPVLEDRWLTCPMLIQLLKTEQVQEIPMSLDWLAEHPEAQFFLADHALVPVRFAWNS; translated from the coding sequence ATGCACATGCCGTGGCTGCTTTTTGAATTCAGGAACACCCAGGGAACCATCGAGAGGCTGTGCTTCCGGGAGCCTGTCAAGGTTCTGTGCACTGAAACCCTCTCGGAAGTTCGGCCACTCTTGCGTGAAGTGCAGGACTGGACCCGCCAGGGGTTTTATGCAGCAGGTTATCTGGCTTACGAAGCCGCCCAGGCTTTCGATCCTGCCCTTCCCGAAGGCAAACCCTGCCAGATGCCGCTCTTGTGGTTTGGGATTTTTGAGTTCCCCTCCCCTGCCCCGCAATTTCCAGAAAGCAGCAAGGCCATCAGCCTGCCCTGGCGCACCCAGCTCAGCGAAGAAGACTACCAGCAGAACATTGCCCACCTGAAAAAATGGATCACCGAGGGAGAAACCTATCAGGCCAATTACACCCTGCGCCTGACAGCACCCTTCACCGGGCACCCTTTCCATTATTACCAGCAACTGACCCGCGCACAGAAAGGGGATTACAGTGCCTTTCTGGACCTGGGGCGCTTCCAGATCCTCAGTGCCTCTCCAGAGTTGTTCTTTCACTGGGATGGTCAGAAAATCACCACCAGACCCATGAAGGGCACAGCTCCCAGAGGGCGTTTTCTGGAAGAGGACGACCTGCAGCGCCAGTTCCTGAAAACCAGCGAAAAGAACCGCGCTGAAAACCTGATGATCGTGGACCTGATCCGCAACGACCTGAGCCGCATTGCCATTCCAGGCAGCGTCAAGGTGTCCAAGCTGTTCGAGGTGGAAAAATACCAGACCCTCTGGACCATGACCTCCACCATTCAGGCGGAAACCCATCCAGGCACCCAGCTGGAAGACATTCTGGAAGCGCTGTTTCCCTGTGGGTCCATCACCGGGGCACCCAAGATCAGCACCATGCACCTGCTCTCCAGACTGGAAAGCAGTGCCAGACAGGTGTATTGCGGAGCCATCGGCTACCTGACCCCGGAAGGCGAGGCCATCTTCAACGTGCCCATCCGCACCGTGATCACCGATGATGAACTCGAACAGGCAGAGTACGGGGTGGGCGGAGGCATCACCTGGGATTCCGACCCCTCCGATGAATACCAGGAGGTGCTCACCAAATCCCTGCTTTTGACCTACCAGCAACCGCAGTTTTCACTGGTGGAAACCCTGCACCTGCAAGAGGGGCAGTACCCTCTGGTGCGGGAACACATCAACAAAATGATCAAATCTGCCCGTTACTGGGGTTACCCCGAAGATGCCCAGACCATGTACGAGGTGCTGTACTTCACCTCCGAACAGCACCCTGAAGGAGAATGGCTGGTGGACCTCCATCTGGATTCCTCTGGAGAAGTGCAAACCCAGATCAGGGCTTTTCCAGCAGAACCCCTCCCTTTCCGGGTGGCCGATGAACCCCTGCTGGAACTGGACACCCTGCATTTCCACCGGACACAACAAAATCTGGATGAAGAACTGCTTTTGCTTTACCACGACGATGGCCTGATCGCCCAGTTCAACCAGGGCAATCTGGTGGCAAAACTGGGAGAAGAGCTGTTCACACCTGTTCTGGAGGACCGCTGGCTGACCTGTCCCATGCTGATCCAGCTTTTGAAAACCGAACAGGTGCAGGAGATCCCCATGAGCCTGGACTGGCTTGCAGAACATCCAGAAGCCCAGTTCTTCCTGGCCGACCATGCCCTGGTTCCCGTGAGGTTTGCATGGAACTCCTGA
- a CDS encoding anthranilate synthase component II, which produces MELLMIDNYDSFTFNLMRYFLELGTSVTVWRNDQFDLEEVRTFNPDALIISPGPSHPQNSGRSLEVIQQFHTSVPILGVCLGHQCIAEAFGGTVVKSGEPVHGKTSPITHDHSGVFEHLPSPLRVTRYHSLIVQDLPDTLLGNAWSADGTLMGLQHQQYPVHGVQFHPESALTEKGHQLLDNFLKIARAFKGHN; this is translated from the coding sequence ATGGAACTCCTGATGATCGACAACTACGACTCTTTCACCTTCAATCTGATGCGCTATTTCCTGGAACTGGGCACCAGCGTGACGGTCTGGAGAAACGACCAGTTTGACCTGGAAGAGGTGCGCACTTTCAATCCAGATGCCCTGATCATCTCTCCTGGACCCAGTCATCCCCAGAATTCTGGTCGGTCCCTGGAAGTGATTCAGCAGTTTCACACCTCTGTTCCCATTCTGGGCGTGTGCCTGGGGCACCAGTGCATTGCCGAGGCTTTTGGGGGAACCGTGGTGAAATCTGGAGAACCTGTGCATGGCAAAACCTCGCCCATCACCCATGACCACTCGGGGGTGTTTGAACACCTGCCCAGCCCACTCAGGGTCACCCGTTACCACAGCCTGATCGTGCAGGACCTGCCAGACACCTTGCTGGGCAATGCGTGGTCTGCAGATGGCACCCTGATGGGCCTGCAACACCAGCAATACCCTGTGCATGGCGTGCAGTTCCATCCTGAAAGCGCCCTGACTGAAAAAGGACACCAGTTGCTGGACAATTTTCTGAAGATTGCACGGGCGTTTAAGGGGCACAACTAA
- a CDS encoding aminotransferase class IV, with product MRLLPSEQVQSLGHCLYTTLRLHEHQLLYWEKHLERLNQSIQHFGFPEILDAQDLKAWIEHQSPAQGLCRITLTEQDVLVSFRDFRPIPEHISVVLTDQVVHPVMGLHKTGNHLPYTLAARETQLAGAFEGLLWDASQRFVTDGTRAGFLLKKDDIYITPLGGLPSVTRQVALQELGVQARTQWVTREDLFAADQLWLCGSGLGVLPVQTLKHQEEERTFASSPLAVRSVGLIPPQAPENH from the coding sequence ATGCGCCTTCTTCCCAGCGAACAGGTCCAGTCCCTTGGGCATTGCCTTTACACCACCCTCCGTTTGCACGAGCATCAGTTGCTGTACTGGGAGAAGCATCTGGAGCGCCTAAACCAATCCATCCAGCACTTTGGTTTTCCAGAAATTCTGGATGCTCAGGACCTGAAAGCCTGGATTGAACATCAGTCTCCTGCACAGGGTCTGTGTCGCATCACCCTCACAGAACAGGATGTTCTGGTGTCTTTTCGGGACTTCAGGCCCATTCCAGAGCACATCTCGGTGGTGCTGACCGATCAGGTGGTGCATCCTGTGATGGGTTTGCACAAGACAGGGAACCACCTGCCTTACACACTGGCAGCCAGAGAAACCCAGCTTGCAGGTGCTTTTGAGGGCCTGCTGTGGGACGCCAGCCAGCGGTTTGTGACAGATGGCACCCGTGCAGGGTTTCTGCTGAAAAAAGACGATATATATATAACGCCTCTGGGGGGGTTGCCCAGCGTGACCCGTCAGGTGGCCCTGCAGGAACTTGGAGTGCAGGCCAGAACGCAGTGGGTCACCCGAGAAGACCTCTTTGCCGCAGACCAATTGTGGTTGTGTGGGTCGGGGCTGGGGGTTTTGCCTGTTCAGACCCTAAAACATCAGGAAGAGGAGCGCACATTTGCGTCCTCTCCCCTTGCTGTTCGTTCTGTGGGTCTTATTCCGCCACAAGCACCAGAGAACCACTGA
- a CDS encoding glycoside hydrolase family 13 protein encodes MIQNSNVWHDHTPGYTEALGAKRGSTVKVRLKTLQQPEKVRLLLPISGEINELKTRSIPAVDGEGFWFEADLPLHQYRTPYAWHLTFHNDSYYFSQAGITRVRRGYRDFFQYLAEHTVPEWVFKSCFYQIFVDRFRNGNTETDVKDNEYLYPAPETVEVHNKVDPERAKRFIPRPVMKAEWGTPPDSKGDVHAHYGGDLEGVTEAIPYLNDLGVNALWLTPIFESPSNHKYDTKDYRTVDPHFGGRRAFDEMLGTAHLSGIKVILDGVFNHTGDLHEMFQKALYNPSIPERTLFTWHKDTPTYEAFFGVPTLPKVDYSSELAFQEFIDGSNSVVRYWLKAGIDGWRLDVAQMIGRSGTDEGNLEVHHRLKKAAREENPQAFIFGERFFDAEHALDGQGEDAAMNYHGFGLPVMEWLAQASGSFVPVQARAEEVVHLMWDAYQALPPQVALSQVNLIDSHDVARALYRLGNDKNKLRVALSLLYTYVGVPCMFYGTEVGLTQFEKGTMPFCRVTMPWEEKEWDLDLLEFTKKLISLRKTHIALQQGSLRFLLGSNDTIAYERSYTHANGKVDRVVVATSNQTTSRIISLDLPAGTYRNAITGEVVNPERVQLSGSLVLVAE; translated from the coding sequence ATGATCCAAAATTCCAACGTCTGGCATGATCACACCCCTGGTTACACCGAAGCTCTGGGAGCCAAACGGGGCAGCACCGTCAAAGTGCGCCTCAAGACCCTGCAACAACCGGAAAAAGTGCGTTTGCTTCTTCCCATCAGTGGTGAAATCAACGAACTGAAAACCCGTTCCATTCCTGCTGTGGACGGTGAGGGATTCTGGTTTGAAGCAGACCTCCCCCTGCACCAGTACCGCACCCCTTACGCCTGGCACCTGACCTTCCACAACGATTCCTATTACTTTTCTCAGGCAGGCATCACCCGTGTGAGACGGGGCTACCGGGACTTTTTTCAGTATCTGGCAGAGCACACGGTGCCCGAGTGGGTGTTCAAGAGCTGCTTCTACCAGATCTTTGTGGACCGCTTCAGAAACGGCAACACCGAAACTGATGTGAAAGACAACGAGTACCTGTATCCTGCTCCAGAAACCGTGGAAGTGCACAACAAAGTGGACCCTGAGCGGGCCAAGCGTTTCATTCCCAGACCGGTGATGAAAGCAGAATGGGGCACCCCCCCTGACAGCAAAGGCGATGTGCACGCCCATTACGGTGGAGACCTGGAAGGGGTTACGGAAGCGATTCCATACCTGAACGATCTGGGCGTCAATGCCCTGTGGCTCACCCCCATCTTCGAAAGCCCCAGCAACCACAAATACGACACCAAAGACTACCGCACTGTGGACCCCCACTTTGGCGGCAGACGGGCCTTCGATGAGATGCTGGGCACTGCACACCTGTCTGGCATCAAAGTCATCCTGGACGGGGTGTTCAACCACACCGGTGACCTGCACGAAATGTTCCAGAAGGCGCTCTACAACCCCTCCATTCCTGAACGCACCCTGTTCACCTGGCACAAAGACACCCCCACCTACGAGGCGTTCTTCGGGGTGCCCACCCTGCCCAAAGTGGATTATTCCAGCGAACTGGCCTTCCAGGAATTCATTGATGGTTCCAACTCGGTGGTGCGCTACTGGCTGAAAGCAGGCATCGACGGCTGGCGTCTGGACGTGGCCCAGATGATTGGCCGCAGTGGCACCGATGAAGGCAACCTGGAAGTGCACCACCGCCTGAAAAAAGCCGCACGTGAAGAAAATCCCCAGGCTTTCATTTTTGGAGAGCGCTTCTTTGATGCAGAACACGCCCTGGACGGTCAGGGTGAAGACGCTGCCATGAACTACCACGGTTTCGGTCTGCCGGTGATGGAATGGCTCGCCCAGGCTTCTGGAAGCTTTGTTCCTGTACAGGCCCGTGCCGAAGAAGTGGTGCATTTGATGTGGGACGCTTATCAGGCTTTGCCCCCCCAGGTGGCCCTCAGCCAGGTCAACCTGATTGACTCCCACGATGTGGCCCGTGCCCTGTACCGTCTGGGCAACGACAAGAACAAACTGCGGGTGGCCCTGTCCCTGCTTTACACCTATGTGGGTGTCCCCTGCATGTTCTACGGCACTGAAGTGGGCCTCACCCAGTTCGAGAAAGGCACCATGCCCTTCTGCCGGGTGACCATGCCCTGGGAAGAAAAAGAATGGGACCTGGATTTGCTGGAATTCACCAAAAAGCTGATTTCCCTGCGCAAAACCCACATCGCCCTGCAACAGGGAAGCCTGCGCTTCCTGCTGGGAAGCAACGACACCATCGCCTACGAACGCTCCTACACCCATGCCAATGGCAAGGTGGACCGGGTCGTGGTGGCCACCAGCAACCAGACCACCTCCAGAATCATCTCACTGGATCTTCCCGCAGGCACCTACCGCAACGCCATCACCGGTGAAGTGGTCAATCCTGAGCGGGTGCAGCTCAGTGGTTCTCTGGTGCTTGTGGCGGAATAA
- a CDS encoding sugar ABC transporter permease: MSGSVQKNQQDNKFKPYVPREPSIFEKALPWIVGIGVLAFLIYLGTVLFSPEHYKAPIFPTIVRVENGWVTALTWLLGIVALMGLIAFGTTTFLRTVRGRKNISFWAILGDQVTHLAIWIVIFSTIYPLFYVIAASFDPRNSLYNTRPIESASVFIRSKVLPDFSQISWENYEKLFYGIQLAPWHWGFLILAAVALVSILVINLYSRITSDTRTLKVVHAWLTRILLGSLALLVLTITPAQFTGPDNENKFLLHIRNTLLVSGITGVMTVLLATTGGYAVARFSFPGRYQTLLTFVFLQMIPTVIGLVAVYFLLSYFDLSNTFTGLILAYSGGAIAFNIWIFKGYVEGLPLSLEEAALVDGASRWQVFSQIIMPLSGPMLVFIFLNQFIGTYAEFILASVVLTGVENWTVGVSLRSFTSGQFSTKWGTFAAASVVGALPIVALFYTFQQFFVGGQVAGGVKE; encoded by the coding sequence ATGAGCGGGAGCGTACAGAAGAACCAGCAAGACAACAAGTTCAAACCCTACGTTCCCAGAGAACCCAGCATCTTTGAGAAGGCCCTGCCCTGGATTGTGGGCATTGGGGTGCTGGCGTTCCTGATTTACCTGGGCACCGTGCTGTTCAGCCCAGAGCACTACAAAGCCCCCATCTTCCCGACCATTGTGCGGGTGGAAAACGGCTGGGTCACTGCCCTGACCTGGTTGCTGGGCATTGTGGCCCTGATGGGTCTGATTGCTTTTGGGACCACCACCTTCCTGCGCACGGTCAGGGGCCGCAAGAACATCAGCTTCTGGGCCATCCTGGGAGACCAGGTCACCCACCTGGCCATCTGGATCGTGATTTTCTCCACCATCTACCCGCTGTTCTACGTCATTGCTGCAAGCTTTGATCCCCGCAACAGCCTGTACAACACCCGTCCCATCGAGAGCGCTTCGGTGTTCATCCGCTCCAAGGTGCTCCCCGATTTCAGCCAGATCAGTTGGGAAAACTACGAGAAGCTGTTCTACGGCATTCAACTGGCTCCCTGGCACTGGGGTTTCCTGATCCTGGCTGCGGTTGCTCTGGTTTCCATCCTGGTGATCAACCTCTATTCCAGGATCACCAGTGACACCCGCACCCTCAAAGTGGTGCATGCCTGGCTGACCCGCATCCTGCTGGGATCGCTGGCCCTGCTGGTGCTCACCATCACCCCTGCACAGTTCACTGGTCCGGACAACGAGAACAAATTCCTGTTGCACATCCGCAACACCTTGCTGGTGTCCGGGATCACCGGGGTGATGACGGTTTTGCTGGCCACCACAGGTGGTTATGCCGTGGCGCGTTTCAGTTTCCCCGGACGTTACCAGACCCTGCTGACTTTCGTGTTCCTGCAGATGATCCCCACTGTGATCGGTCTGGTGGCTGTGTACTTCCTGCTGTCTTACTTTGACCTTTCCAACACCTTCACCGGTCTGATTCTGGCCTACTCGGGCGGAGCCATTGCCTTCAACATCTGGATCTTTAAAGGCTATGTGGAAGGTCTTCCGCTCAGTCTGGAAGAAGCCGCACTGGTGGACGGTGCTTCCAGATGGCAGGTGTTCAGCCAGATCATCATGCCGCTCTCTGGACCCATGCTGGTGTTCATTTTCCTCAACCAGTTCATCGGCACCTATGCCGAATTCATTCTGGCCAGCGTTGTGCTGACCGGGGTGGAGAACTGGACGGTGGGGGTCAGCCTGCGGTCTTTCACCAGCGGTCAATTCTCCACCAAATGGGGCACTTTTGCTGCTGCCAGCGTGGTTGGAGCCCTGCCCATCGTGGCCCTGTTCTACACCTTCCAGCAGTTCTTTGTGGGTGGACAGGTGGCCGGTGGCGTGAAGGAATAA
- a CDS encoding ABC transporter permease subunit, with amino-acid sequence MTIRTEVPPQGTRGLLQALGILAVLLLASLGIAWLIGNVTASSFPQAPSYMLLIFWAVILVPMAIVILRMFPWMINWYYLLPAIIFVLVFTAFPLALTVGLAFTNYSGQNGGTPDSGAMMEIASISPDRKIITVNEAGDGTMQETFRCEDPACTGAKAAVYIKDVTKPVILGVESLSDKAITLTAPLPENQNFVQITRVNVIKLVGIKNFIGIFRDASIQLVPTFIWTVIFALSTILVNTVAGLTLGILLANKRLKFRNFYRSLLFLPWAIPVVISVQMWVALLNPNFGVINRLLGLLGMYPIGWLIDPMWAKISILFVNLWLGFPFMMTATISALASIPEDLYEAAAIDGANRWEQVKAITLPMLRSAFTPLLLSGFAFNFNNFGLIYLLTAGGPPQEGRTSTAQSTDILLSWGYNVAFTNQGGNDYALASAIAIIIGVLTLAVSIVNFRFAGVFKEARK; translated from the coding sequence ATGACCATTCGAACTGAAGTGCCCCCACAAGGTACCCGAGGACTGCTGCAGGCACTGGGCATCCTCGCCGTACTGCTGCTTGCCAGCCTGGGAATTGCCTGGCTGATTGGCAACGTCACGGCGAGCTCCTTCCCACAGGCGCCGTCTTACATGCTGCTGATTTTCTGGGCTGTGATTCTTGTGCCCATGGCCATTGTGATTTTGAGAATGTTCCCCTGGATGATCAACTGGTATTACCTGCTGCCAGCGATCATCTTTGTGCTGGTTTTTACGGCTTTCCCCCTGGCCCTGACGGTGGGACTGGCCTTTACCAACTACAGCGGTCAAAACGGTGGAACCCCAGATTCAGGGGCCATGATGGAAATTGCCTCCATCAGCCCGGACCGCAAGATCATCACCGTCAATGAAGCTGGCGATGGCACCATGCAGGAAACCTTCCGTTGCGAAGATCCTGCTTGCACCGGAGCCAAAGCTGCTGTTTACATCAAAGACGTCACCAAGCCGGTCATTTTAGGTGTGGAGTCCCTCAGTGATAAAGCCATCACGCTGACTGCACCCCTCCCAGAAAACCAGAACTTCGTTCAGATCACCCGCGTGAACGTGATCAAACTGGTGGGCATCAAGAACTTCATCGGAATTTTCCGAGATGCCAGCATCCAGTTGGTCCCCACCTTCATCTGGACGGTGATTTTCGCGCTCTCCACCATTTTGGTCAACACCGTTGCAGGACTCACCCTGGGCATTTTGCTGGCCAACAAACGCCTGAAGTTCCGCAATTTTTACCGTTCCCTGCTGTTCCTCCCCTGGGCCATTCCTGTGGTGATCAGTGTGCAGATGTGGGTGGCCCTCCTGAACCCCAACTTCGGGGTGATCAACCGTTTGCTGGGCCTGCTGGGCATGTACCCCATCGGCTGGCTGATCGATCCCATGTGGGCAAAGATCAGCATTCTTTTTGTGAACCTGTGGCTGGGTTTCCCCTTCATGATGACCGCCACCATTTCCGCACTGGCCAGCATTCCTGAAGACCTTTATGAAGCTGCTGCCATTGATGGAGCAAACCGCTGGGAACAGGTGAAAGCCATCACCTTGCCCATGCTGCGCAGTGCATTCACTCCGCTGCTGCTGTCGGGTTTTGCTTTCAACTTCAACAACTTCGGTTTGATTTACCTGCTGACCGCCGGGGGCCCTCCCCAGGAAGGCCGCACGTCCACTGCCCAGAGCACCGACATTCTGCTGTCCTGGGGGTACAACGTGGCCTTCACCAACCAGGGAGGCAACGATTACGCGCTGGCCAGTGCCATCGCCATCATCATTGGTGTGCTGACCCTGGCCGTGAGCATCGTGAACTTCAGGTTTGCTGGTGTCTTTAAGGAGGCCCGGAAATGA
- a CDS encoding sugar ABC transporter substrate-binding protein — MKKATLAMAVLSLALGSAQAAKITVWTHFGDQEAAWLQSAAKAYGAKTGNTVDVVAVPFGDIRTKMINGASKGEGPDLVVSVPHDWIGEMAAAGVVEPMDKYVTGAAKSDIEKVGLNAFTYKGKLFGIPLFAEAVAVVYNKKLVAKAPTSWASFLKTAQTLTDPAKGQYGFLADLANSYMNYGVISSYGGYIFKNNAGTLDTKDLGIGNSGAEKAMEFLNDLRYKYKLVPEGVDGQLAKSAFVDGQLAMFLTGPWDMGDIKKAKIDYGIMAFPTPPGASGKWSPFVGVQGLVMNSYSKSKAEAAGFAKFLIEANSVAAFNKAGGRIPVSKKAKKSLATDPVVVGFGKTIAMGTPMPNVPEMGSVWGPWSNAVNLSTSKASPDYGKILDAAVKEIKSNIK; from the coding sequence ATGAAGAAAGCAACCCTTGCAATGGCTGTGCTCAGCCTGGCCCTCGGCAGTGCTCAGGCAGCGAAGATCACCGTTTGGACCCACTTTGGAGACCAAGAGGCCGCCTGGCTGCAAAGTGCTGCCAAAGCTTATGGTGCCAAAACGGGCAACACTGTAGACGTGGTGGCTGTGCCCTTCGGTGACATCAGAACCAAAATGATCAACGGCGCTTCCAAAGGCGAAGGTCCTGACCTGGTGGTTTCTGTTCCTCACGACTGGATCGGCGAAATGGCTGCTGCTGGCGTGGTGGAGCCCATGGACAAGTACGTCACTGGCGCTGCCAAATCCGACATCGAAAAAGTCGGTCTGAATGCCTTCACCTACAAAGGCAAACTGTTTGGCATCCCCCTCTTCGCAGAAGCCGTGGCCGTTGTGTACAACAAAAAACTGGTCGCCAAAGCCCCCACCAGCTGGGCCTCTTTCCTCAAGACCGCCCAGACCCTGACCGATCCCGCCAAAGGCCAGTATGGCTTCCTGGCTGATCTGGCCAACAGCTACATGAACTACGGTGTGATCAGCTCCTACGGCGGATACATCTTCAAAAACAACGCTGGTACCCTGGACACCAAGGACCTCGGCATTGGCAACAGTGGTGCAGAGAAAGCCATGGAGTTCCTGAACGACCTGCGCTACAAGTACAAACTGGTTCCCGAAGGCGTGGATGGCCAGCTCGCCAAGTCTGCTTTCGTGGACGGCCAGCTTGCCATGTTCCTCACCGGTCCCTGGGACATGGGCGACATCAAGAAAGCCAAAATCGACTACGGCATCATGGCCTTCCCCACCCCTCCCGGAGCCTCTGGCAAGTGGAGCCCCTTCGTGGGCGTGCAGGGTCTGGTCATGAACAGCTACAGCAAATCCAAAGCTGAAGCTGCTGGATTTGCCAAGTTCCTGATTGAAGCCAACAGCGTGGCTGCTTTCAACAAAGCAGGCGGACGCATCCCAGTCAGCAAGAAGGCGAAGAAGTCCCTGGCCACGGACCCTGTGGTGGTCGGCTTCGGCAAGACCATCGCCATGGGCACCCCCATGCCCAACGTTCCCGAAATGGGCAGCGTGTGGGGACCCTGGAGCAACGCTGTCAACCTCAGCACCTCCAAAGCCAGCCCTGACTACGGCAAGATTCTGGATGCCGCTGTCAAAGAAATCAAGTCCAACATCAAGTAA
- a CDS encoding MFS transporter gives MKGSRPLGLLFLTIFIAMLGLSVLFPVLAPLSVKLGITTAQTTWLSTVYSLAQFLSAPWWGHLSESRGRRPILILGLIGFAVSFGLFGYMAHLGLQGTLQGTPLLIALLGARVAGGLLSSATLPTAQAYIADITPPDKRAGAMGLIGAAFGLGIIFGPAIGGMLSGYGLLVPVFFSAVLALVTALVALKVLPESIHLRPKTDSNKAPVSFLKGEIPVLVVISMLTTLASVGMEQTISFYIQDNLNLSGAQAVRTIAVSLFIFGMVAVAVQGGLIRVLAKKVPQSTLIWVGLAVMGTGMLLMPLMHSFWSITFALCVIGFGSAFISPSISTALSLQVAANQQGSIAGVNSSATALGRMMGPIIAGYLYQYVSHGSPYLFSGVVLLVLLVVSLNNLKLQKAAVTA, from the coding sequence ATGAAAGGCTCCAGGCCGCTAGGACTTCTGTTTCTGACCATTTTCATTGCCATGCTGGGACTCAGCGTGCTGTTCCCTGTGCTGGCACCGCTTTCTGTCAAACTGGGCATCACCACCGCCCAGACCACCTGGCTTTCCACGGTGTACAGTCTGGCCCAGTTTCTCAGTGCTCCCTGGTGGGGGCACCTTTCCGAAAGCCGCGGACGGCGGCCCATCCTGATTCTGGGGCTCATCGGATTTGCTGTCTCTTTCGGGCTTTTTGGGTACATGGCCCATCTGGGTTTGCAGGGAACGTTGCAGGGAACCCCTCTGCTGATTGCCCTGCTGGGTGCACGTGTGGCCGGAGGATTGCTTTCCAGTGCCACCCTGCCCACTGCCCAGGCCTACATTGCAGACATCACCCCTCCTGACAAACGTGCAGGAGCCATGGGTCTGATCGGAGCAGCTTTTGGACTGGGCATCATTTTTGGACCGGCCATTGGAGGAATGCTTTCCGGGTATGGCTTGCTGGTTCCAGTGTTCTTCTCGGCTGTGCTGGCCCTGGTCACAGCCCTGGTGGCCCTGAAAGTGCTGCCTGAAAGCATCCACCTGAGGCCCAAAACCGACTCAAACAAAGCACCTGTAAGTTTTCTGAAGGGTGAAATTCCTGTGCTGGTGGTGATTTCCATGCTGACCACCCTGGCCAGTGTGGGCATGGAACAAACCATCTCTTTCTACATCCAGGACAACCTGAACCTTTCTGGAGCCCAGGCGGTTCGCACCATTGCCGTTTCGCTGTTCATTTTTGGAATGGTGGCGGTGGCCGTACAGGGCGGTCTGATCCGTGTGCTGGCCAAAAAAGTGCCTCAATCCACCCTGATCTGGGTGGGTCTGGCTGTGATGGGCACAGGCATGCTGCTGATGCCGCTGATGCACTCTTTCTGGAGCATCACTTTTGCCCTGTGTGTGATTGGTTTTGGCAGTGCTTTCATTTCACCCAGCATTTCTACAGCCCTTTCCTTACAAGTGGCGGCAAATCAGCAGGGCAGCATTGCCGGGGTCAACAGCTCTGCCACAGCTCTGGGACGCATGATGGGACCCATCATCGCAGGATACCTGTACCAGTATGTGTCTCATGGCAGCCCTTACCTGTTCTCCGGGGTGGTGCTGCTGGTGCTGCTGGTGGTTTCCCTGAACAACCTCAAACTCCAGAAAGCCGCTGTGACAGCTTAA